Proteins encoded by one window of Streptomyces sp. NBC_01477:
- a CDS encoding transcriptional regulator, which produces MSAPAGHSPMLSRLAEERATGVLLRDTGALYLEDGAVAHAESPAAPGIEVLLTAGGRLSPEAWQEAVEAAGAECATGRWLIEHRRLAAGELEISRLGALYDAAYFVLSPAAGPTRFRHGVRHWFGSLGGVPVAAVEREILRRRLLLESLWPHPPLDAAPVTPARAALRPAARLPYLPRRRAAVLRLADGARTPPAIAALLGRPAFHVLVDVRRLAALGLVETPDGGTRTSARAPAWFQNIGDDPDVALLRRLRVALERL; this is translated from the coding sequence ATGAGCGCGCCGGCCGGCCACTCCCCCATGCTGTCGCGGCTCGCGGAAGAGCGCGCCACCGGAGTGCTGCTACGGGACACCGGCGCGCTCTACCTGGAGGACGGTGCGGTGGCGCACGCCGAGAGCCCGGCGGCGCCCGGTATCGAGGTGCTGCTGACAGCGGGCGGCCGGCTGTCGCCCGAGGCCTGGCAGGAGGCGGTGGAGGCGGCGGGCGCCGAGTGCGCGACGGGCCGCTGGCTGATCGAGCACCGCAGGCTGGCGGCGGGCGAGTTGGAGATCAGCCGGCTCGGCGCGCTGTACGACGCGGCCTACTTCGTCCTGTCGCCCGCCGCCGGCCCGACCCGCTTCCGGCACGGCGTCCGGCACTGGTTCGGGTCGCTGGGCGGTGTACCGGTGGCCGCGGTGGAACGCGAGATCCTGCGGCGCCGGCTGCTGCTCGAATCGCTGTGGCCGCACCCGCCCCTGGACGCCGCGCCGGTGACCCCGGCCCGGGCCGCCCTGCGCCCGGCCGCGCGGCTGCCGTACCTGCCGCGCCGGCGGGCCGCCGTCCTCCGCCTCGCGGACGGCGCCCGCACCCCGCCGGCGATCGCCGCGCTGCTGGGCCGGCCGGCCTTCCACGTGCTGGTCGACGTACGCCGGCTGGCCGCACTCGGGCTGGTCGAGACCCCGGACGGCGGTACGCGGACCAGTGCCAGGGCGCCCGCCTGGTTCCAGAACATCGGCGACGACCCGGACGTGGCGCTGCTGCGCAGGCTGCGGGTCGCGCTGGAGCGGTTGTGA
- a CDS encoding roadblock/LC7 domain-containing protein, with protein MVHEAAIRTELAGLRARLPEVTGALAATADGLVLAEDAPGLPAEGFAALTAAALGVGLRLTETAGQRSFRELLIRSDTGCIALYAAGRDAVLAVLAEPRTNVGRLHLEARRSCAEVADLLHHAPGGPEGGGTS; from the coding sequence ATGGTGCACGAAGCCGCGATACGTACCGAGTTGGCGGGTCTGCGGGCGCGGCTGCCGGAGGTGACCGGGGCGCTCGCGGCAACCGCCGACGGCCTGGTGCTGGCCGAGGACGCCCCGGGACTGCCGGCCGAGGGCTTCGCGGCGCTGACCGCCGCCGCCCTCGGGGTGGGGCTGCGGCTCACCGAGACCGCGGGGCAGCGGTCCTTCCGCGAGCTGCTGATCCGCAGCGACACCGGGTGCATCGCGCTCTACGCGGCCGGCCGTGACGCGGTACTCGCGGTGCTCGCGGAGCCGCGCACCAACGTCGGCCGGCTGCACCTGGAGGCCCGCCGCAGCTGCGCCGAGGTGGCGGACCTGCTCCACCACGCCCCGGGCGGGCCGGAGGGCGGCGGCACGTCATGA
- a CDS encoding SDR family oxidoreductase produces MISRAQQAASQDRPDGARLRCLVTGATGYIGGRLVQELLDAGHEVRCMARTPVKLRDHPWVGEAEVVAGDVTDEASVRDALRGIDVAYYLVHALGSGKDFERTDRGAARLFAEQARAAGVGRIVYLGGLTPHGVAARDLSPHLRSRAEVGRILLASGVPATVLRAAVIIGSGSASFEMLRYLTERLPVMVTPSWVSTRIQPVAVRDVLRWLVGSARMPSDVSRTFDIGGPDIVTYRELMRRYAVVAGLPRRLIVPVPVLTPRLSSHWIGLVTPVPAGVAKPLAESLRHEVVCDEHDIADYIPDPPGGPLGVDAALTLALRRVQDAQVTTRWSSAAVPGAPSDPLPTDPDWAGGSLYTDRREAAVDASTADLWRVIEGIGGEHGWYSFPLAWAVRGLLDRLVGGVGLRRGRRDAARLRVGDSLDFWRVEEIERGHLLRLRAEMRLPGLAWLEMCADRDEAGRTRYRQRALFHPRGLLGHAYWWAISPFHAAVFGGMARNIARAAARTAKEGAA; encoded by the coding sequence GTGATCAGCCGCGCGCAGCAAGCAGCGTCGCAGGACCGTCCCGACGGGGCGCGGCTGCGCTGCCTGGTCACCGGCGCGACCGGCTATATCGGCGGGCGTCTTGTGCAGGAGCTGCTGGACGCCGGGCACGAGGTGCGCTGCATGGCCCGCACCCCGGTCAAGCTGCGCGACCACCCCTGGGTCGGCGAGGCCGAGGTGGTGGCGGGCGACGTGACGGACGAGGCGTCGGTACGGGACGCGCTGCGCGGCATCGACGTCGCCTACTACCTGGTGCACGCGCTCGGCTCTGGCAAGGACTTCGAGCGGACCGACCGCGGCGCGGCCCGGCTCTTCGCCGAGCAGGCGCGGGCGGCCGGGGTGGGCCGGATCGTCTACCTCGGCGGCCTCACCCCGCACGGGGTGGCCGCGCGGGACCTGTCGCCGCATCTGCGCTCGCGGGCCGAGGTGGGCCGCATCCTGCTGGCGTCGGGGGTGCCGGCCACGGTGCTGCGGGCCGCGGTCATCATCGGTTCCGGCTCCGCGTCGTTCGAGATGCTGCGCTACCTCACCGAGCGGCTGCCGGTGATGGTCACACCGAGCTGGGTGAGCACCAGGATCCAGCCGGTCGCGGTACGGGACGTGCTGCGCTGGCTGGTCGGCAGCGCCCGCATGCCGTCCGACGTCAGCCGGACCTTCGACATCGGCGGCCCCGACATCGTCACCTACCGGGAGCTGATGCGCCGTTACGCGGTGGTGGCCGGCCTGCCCCGGCGGCTGATCGTGCCCGTGCCGGTGCTGACCCCGCGGCTGTCCAGCCACTGGATCGGGCTGGTCACACCGGTGCCCGCGGGGGTGGCCAAACCGCTGGCGGAGTCGCTGCGGCACGAGGTCGTCTGCGACGAGCACGACATCGCCGACTACATCCCCGATCCGCCGGGCGGCCCGCTCGGGGTGGACGCCGCGCTGACGCTGGCGCTGCGCCGGGTGCAGGACGCCCAGGTCACCACCCGCTGGTCGTCGGCCGCGGTGCCCGGCGCCCCCAGCGACCCGCTGCCCACCGACCCCGACTGGGCGGGCGGCAGCCTCTACACCGACCGGCGGGAGGCGGCGGTCGACGCGAGCACCGCCGACCTGTGGCGGGTGATCGAGGGCATCGGCGGCGAGCACGGCTGGTACTCCTTCCCGCTCGCCTGGGCGGTACGGGGGCTGCTCGACCGGCTGGTCGGCGGGGTGGGGCTGCGCAGGGGCCGCCGTGACGCGGCGCGGCTGCGGGTCGGCGACTCGCTGGACTTCTGGCGGGTCGAGGAGATCGAACGCGGCCACCTGCTGCGGCTGCGCGCCGAGATGCGGCTGCCGGGCCTGGCCTGGCTGGAGATGTGCGCGGACCGCGACGAGGCCGGGCGCACCCGCTACCGGCAGCGGGCCCTCTTCCACCCGCGCGGGCTGCTGGGCCACGCCTACTGGTGGGCGATCTCGCCCTTCCACGCGGCGGTCTTCGGCGGCATGGCCCGCAACATCGCCCGCGCCGCGGCACGGACGGCGAAGGAGGGTGCGGCATGA
- a CDS encoding cryptochrome/photolyase family protein, giving the protein MKRAVVLFTGDLRLHDHPPLRAALAAADEVVPLFVQDPAVARAGFAAPHRRAFLADCLADLDAGLRERGGRLVVRTGDPAAEVCAVAAECDAAEVHVAAADSGFGQRREDRLRTALGSAGRRLHVHDTVVTAVPPGALAPQGSDHFAVFTPYFRRWSAEKLREALPAPRTVRVPDSVRSAGLPPGTSGAGGEGAARRRLSTWLREGLAAYDTSQDDLAGDATSRLSAHLHFGTLSAVETVHRARAVGGPGADAFVRQLCWRDFNRQLLAARPEVSAADYRGRHDRWRTGTEAEADAEAWREGRTGYPVVDAAMRQLRSEGWMHNRGRLLVASFLTKTLYVDWRVGARHFLDLLVDGDIANNQLNWQWVAGTGTDTRPNRVLNPLLQARRHDPAGDYVRRWVPELASVDGSAVHEPWKLPEKDRNGYPAPVVELSDGRNRFRQARGLD; this is encoded by the coding sequence GTGAAGCGGGCCGTCGTGCTGTTCACCGGCGACCTGCGGCTGCACGACCATCCGCCGCTGCGGGCCGCGCTCGCCGCGGCCGACGAGGTGGTGCCGCTGTTCGTGCAGGACCCGGCGGTGGCGCGGGCCGGCTTCGCGGCGCCCCACCGGCGGGCCTTCCTCGCCGACTGCCTGGCCGATCTCGACGCCGGGCTGCGCGAGCGGGGTGGCCGGCTGGTGGTGCGGACCGGCGATCCGGCCGCGGAGGTGTGCGCGGTGGCGGCGGAGTGCGACGCGGCCGAGGTGCATGTGGCGGCGGCCGACAGCGGTTTCGGGCAGCGCCGCGAGGACCGGCTGCGTACCGCGCTCGGCAGCGCGGGGCGGCGGCTGCACGTCCACGACACGGTCGTGACGGCGGTGCCGCCGGGCGCGCTCGCCCCGCAGGGCTCCGACCACTTCGCGGTGTTCACCCCGTACTTCCGGCGCTGGTCGGCGGAGAAGCTGCGGGAGGCCCTGCCGGCGCCGCGGACCGTGCGGGTGCCGGACTCGGTGCGGTCGGCCGGCCTGCCGCCCGGCACCTCCGGCGCGGGCGGTGAGGGCGCGGCGCGGCGCCGGCTCTCGACATGGCTGCGCGAGGGCCTGGCGGCGTACGACACCTCGCAGGACGACCTGGCGGGCGACGCGACCTCCCGGCTGTCGGCGCATCTGCACTTCGGGACGCTGTCCGCCGTCGAGACGGTGCACCGCGCGCGGGCGGTGGGCGGTCCCGGCGCGGACGCCTTCGTACGGCAGCTGTGCTGGCGGGACTTCAACCGCCAGTTGCTGGCCGCGAGGCCCGAGGTGTCGGCGGCGGACTACCGCGGCCGGCACGACCGCTGGCGCACCGGCACGGAGGCGGAGGCCGACGCCGAGGCGTGGCGGGAGGGCCGTACCGGCTACCCGGTGGTCGACGCGGCCATGCGCCAGTTGCGGTCCGAGGGCTGGATGCACAACCGGGGGCGGCTGCTGGTGGCGAGCTTCCTGACCAAGACGCTGTACGTCGACTGGCGGGTGGGCGCCCGGCACTTCCTCGACCTGCTGGTGGACGGCGACATCGCCAACAACCAGCTGAACTGGCAGTGGGTGGCCGGCACCGGCACCGACACGCGTCCGAACCGGGTGCTCAACCCGCTGCTCCAGGCGCGCCGCCACGACCCGGCCGGCGACTACGTCCGGCGCTGGGTCCCCGAGCTGGCCTCGGTGGACGGGTCCGCGGTGCACGAGCCCTGGAAGCTTCCGGAAAAGGACCGCAACGGCTATCCGGCGCCCGTCGTGGAGCTGTCCGACGGCAGGAACCGCTTCCGGCAGGCCCGCGGCCTGGACTGA
- a CDS encoding ferritin-like domain-containing protein, which produces MLSARGLFTEILDNDESFRLFCSIAASGETQGGWENGRIAALVPPGLAALAPKIARHGADEDKHGRIFNGLLHGRALEPVPVPADTDYTMLLERAGIGLAHSRLRAEQPLSEHDIVTYLSHSRVTEQRASEQMAMLLRLFGDHPEIGRAIRQIARDEDNHLAYCHEELLLLARAGHGQLIRRTLHECARAEIRVYREVSLAVMAHMGRLLHWPAPKSAALRAGIHAVYAYERVAGRRRMTTLTMPSRRNALGGGPVAAEAVS; this is translated from the coding sequence GTGCTGTCGGCGCGCGGCCTGTTCACGGAGATCCTCGACAATGACGAGTCCTTCCGGCTCTTCTGCTCCATCGCCGCGAGCGGTGAGACGCAAGGCGGCTGGGAGAACGGCAGAATCGCGGCCCTGGTGCCCCCCGGCCTGGCCGCGCTGGCGCCCAAGATCGCCCGGCACGGCGCGGACGAGGACAAGCACGGGCGGATCTTCAACGGCCTGCTGCACGGCCGTGCCCTCGAACCGGTGCCCGTCCCCGCCGACACGGACTACACGATGCTGCTGGAGCGGGCCGGTATCGGGCTGGCCCACTCCCGGCTGCGGGCCGAGCAGCCGCTCAGCGAGCACGACATCGTCACGTATCTCTCGCACAGCCGGGTGACCGAGCAGCGGGCCTCCGAGCAGATGGCGATGCTGCTGAGGCTGTTCGGCGACCACCCCGAGATCGGCCGGGCGATCCGGCAGATCGCCCGCGACGAGGACAACCATCTGGCGTACTGCCACGAGGAGCTGCTGCTGCTCGCGCGGGCCGGGCACGGGCAGCTGATCCGGCGCACGCTGCACGAGTGCGCGAGGGCGGAGATCCGCGTGTACCGCGAGGTCAGCCTCGCGGTGATGGCGCACATGGGCCGCCTGCTGCACTGGCCTGCGCCGAAGTCCGCGGCCCTGCGGGCGGGCATCCACGCGGTGTACGCGTACGAGCGCGTGGCCGGCCGGCGCCGGATGACGACGCTCACGATGCCGTCCCGGCGCAATGCGCTGGGCGGCGGCCCGGTCGCGGCGGAGGCCGTGTCCTGA
- a CDS encoding sugar ABC transporter ATP-binding protein has translation MRGISKVFPGAKALDGVDLEVEAGEVHCLLGQNGAGKSTLIKVLAGAHQPDGGDLAWDGEPVVLPSPTAAMRHGISTIYQELDLVDGLSVADNIFLGHERARFGLTRRGETAAAARELLRSLGHPEIAPGTEVGSLSPAQQQIVSMARALSHDTRLIVMDEPSAVLTQDEVGNLFRVIGELTAAGVAVLYISHRMAEIRAIGNRVTVLKDGRTVAGGLPAHTPTAQLVALMTGRETAYDFPQRGQRAERARDEVLRVENLTLPGSFEDVSFTVRAGEIVGLVGLVGSGRSEILHAVYGATRPASGAVLVDGRALPPGRVTAAVRAGVGLAPEERKSQALFLQDSVVRNVSISSLGRFARFGWLDRRREAAAATERVAALDLRPADPQRAVRTLSGGNQQKAVLARWLLRGCRVLLLDEPTRGVDVGARSELYALVRELADSGVAVLFVSSEVPEVLGLADRALVLREGRIVHEAAAASLKESHVLDLVMEESRP, from the coding sequence ATGCGGGGAATTAGCAAGGTGTTTCCCGGTGCCAAGGCACTGGACGGCGTCGATCTGGAGGTCGAAGCAGGAGAGGTGCACTGTCTGCTGGGCCAGAACGGCGCCGGCAAATCGACCCTGATCAAGGTGCTGGCCGGCGCCCACCAGCCGGACGGCGGCGATCTCGCCTGGGACGGCGAACCGGTGGTGCTGCCCAGCCCGACGGCGGCGATGCGGCACGGGATCTCCACCATCTACCAGGAGCTGGACCTGGTGGACGGCCTGTCGGTGGCCGACAACATCTTCCTCGGGCACGAGCGCGCCCGCTTCGGCCTGACCCGGCGCGGCGAGACCGCGGCCGCCGCCCGTGAGCTGCTGCGCTCGCTCGGGCACCCGGAGATCGCACCGGGCACCGAGGTCGGCAGCCTGTCCCCCGCCCAGCAGCAGATCGTCAGCATGGCCAGGGCGCTGTCGCACGACACCCGGCTGATCGTGATGGACGAGCCCTCCGCGGTCCTCACCCAGGACGAGGTCGGCAATCTCTTCCGGGTCATCGGCGAGCTGACCGCGGCCGGGGTCGCGGTCCTCTACATCTCGCACCGGATGGCCGAGATCCGGGCCATCGGCAACCGGGTGACGGTGCTCAAGGACGGCCGTACCGTCGCCGGCGGCCTGCCGGCCCACACCCCCACCGCCCAGCTCGTCGCGCTGATGACCGGCCGCGAGACCGCGTACGACTTCCCGCAGCGCGGACAGCGCGCCGAGCGGGCACGCGACGAGGTGCTGCGGGTGGAGAACCTGACGCTGCCCGGCAGCTTCGAGGACGTGAGCTTCACCGTCCGCGCCGGGGAGATCGTCGGCCTGGTGGGCCTGGTCGGCTCCGGGCGCTCGGAGATCCTGCACGCCGTCTACGGTGCGACGCGCCCGGCGTCCGGCGCCGTCCTGGTCGACGGGCGGGCGCTGCCGCCGGGCCGGGTGACCGCCGCGGTGCGGGCCGGTGTCGGTCTCGCGCCCGAGGAGCGCAAGAGCCAGGCCCTCTTCCTCCAGGACAGCGTCGTGCGCAACGTCAGCATCTCCTCGCTCGGCCGGTTCGCGCGCTTCGGCTGGCTGGACCGCCGCCGGGAGGCCGCCGCGGCGACCGAGCGGGTGGCCGCGCTCGACCTGCGCCCGGCCGACCCGCAGCGCGCGGTCCGCACGCTGTCCGGCGGCAACCAGCAGAAGGCGGTACTCGCCCGCTGGCTGCTGCGCGGCTGCCGGGTGCTGCTGCTCGACGAGCCCACCCGGGGGGTGGACGTCGGCGCGCGCTCCGAGCTGTACGCGCTGGTACGGGAGCTGGCCGACTCCGGTGTCGCGGTGCTGTTCGTGTCCAGCGAGGTCCCCGAAGTCCTCGGCCTCGCCGACCGCGCCCTGGTGCTGCGCGAGGGCCGGATCGTCCATGAGGCCGCCGCCGCCTCGCTGAAGGAATCCCACGTACTCGACCTCGTGATGGAAGAGAGCCGCCCATGA
- a CDS encoding ABC transporter permease translates to MSDQTTPRPAQGAPGLPAQAGSGADVATKPAPLKEGPDPGGRPAAADRLRRLFPLHQVHSLGLLVVLVLLGVVGTATSGNFLTSNNIVNILTSAAVIGVITVGQTFVIIGGGIDLSVGAIVAVASVWCTTVSTQSYGLGGMLFTAVVVGAVVGLLNGILIAYGKIVAFITTLAMMASARGVAERLSDRQSQVVTVESFNRIATDKFLGVPLLVYLMAGIVVLGWLLLNRTTFGRRTFAVGGNPEAARLAGIAVRRHTMLLYVLSGVCCGVAAVMLTARTTSGASNLGNLYELDSIAAVIIGGTLLAGGRGSLFGSILGVLVFTTITNIFVLNNLTTDIQEIAKGLIILVAVLLQRTRGGRSPA, encoded by the coding sequence ATGAGCGACCAGACCACGCCGAGACCCGCGCAGGGCGCCCCCGGGCTGCCCGCGCAGGCCGGGTCCGGCGCCGATGTCGCCACCAAGCCGGCCCCGTTGAAGGAGGGGCCCGATCCGGGGGGCCGGCCGGCCGCCGCGGACCGGCTGCGCCGACTGTTCCCGCTGCACCAGGTGCACAGCCTCGGGCTGCTGGTGGTCCTGGTCCTGCTGGGCGTGGTGGGCACCGCCACCTCCGGCAACTTCCTGACCAGCAACAATATTGTCAATATCCTCACCAGCGCGGCGGTCATCGGCGTCATCACGGTGGGCCAGACGTTCGTCATCATCGGCGGCGGCATCGACCTGTCGGTCGGCGCGATCGTGGCGGTGGCGTCGGTGTGGTGCACCACGGTGTCCACCCAGTCGTACGGCCTGGGCGGGATGCTCTTCACCGCGGTCGTCGTCGGCGCGGTCGTCGGACTGCTCAACGGCATCCTCATCGCCTACGGGAAGATCGTCGCCTTCATCACCACGCTGGCCATGATGGCGTCGGCCCGCGGGGTCGCCGAGCGGCTGTCCGACCGGCAGTCGCAGGTGGTGACGGTGGAGTCGTTCAACCGGATCGCGACCGACAAGTTCCTCGGCGTCCCGCTGCTGGTGTACCTGATGGCCGGGATCGTGGTGCTGGGCTGGCTGCTGCTGAACCGTACGACCTTCGGCCGGCGCACCTTCGCGGTCGGCGGCAATCCGGAGGCCGCCCGGCTGGCCGGTATCGCGGTACGGCGGCACACCATGCTGCTCTACGTGCTGTCCGGGGTGTGCTGCGGTGTCGCCGCGGTGATGCTCACCGCCCGGACCACCAGCGGTGCCAGCAACCTGGGCAATCTCTACGAGCTGGACTCCATCGCCGCGGTGATCATCGGCGGCACCCTGCTGGCCGGCGGGCGCGGATCGCTGTTCGGGTCGATCCTCGGCGTCCTGGTCTTCACCACGATCACCAACATCTTCGTGCTCAACAACCTGACCACGGACATCCAGGAGATCGCCAAGGGGCTGATCATCCTGGTCGCCGTCCTGCTGCAGCGCACCCGCGGCGGGCGCTCCCCGGCCTGA
- a CDS encoding substrate-binding domain-containing protein, whose product MKETGPTAMGRRNMLLGAGALGSGLLLSACTSNSNGDSDKANVKATTAASGSTPGKHVTVGFSAPAADHGWIAAITKNAKAQAGQYSDVSFQAAEGTNDVNAQISAVQTLIDKKVDVLVILPFDGKALTAIGTQAMDAGIPVVNLDRVFDNSLAYRTWIGGDNYGMGVNAAQYIIRTLKAKGVSKPVIGEIAGIDNLDLTKQRSLGFKQALAKAGFSVSIRQAAAFTADSGQQVMSNVLQARSKLDAVWNHDDDQGIGVEAAIKQAGRSEFFMVGGAGSQHAMQQIKADSGVLKATVVYPSSMSASAVTLARLIGQSKGMGDLVEQEVPTSITLFSATVTKDNVDQYLPTSFT is encoded by the coding sequence ATGAAAGAGACCGGACCCACGGCCATGGGGCGCAGAAACATGCTGCTCGGCGCAGGCGCCCTGGGCAGCGGTCTGCTGCTGTCGGCGTGCACCAGCAACTCCAACGGCGACTCGGACAAGGCCAATGTGAAGGCGACGACCGCCGCGTCGGGCAGCACCCCGGGCAAGCACGTCACCGTCGGCTTCTCCGCGCCCGCCGCCGACCACGGCTGGATCGCGGCGATCACCAAGAACGCCAAGGCGCAGGCGGGGCAGTACAGCGATGTCAGCTTCCAGGCGGCCGAGGGCACCAACGACGTCAACGCTCAGATCAGCGCGGTCCAGACGCTGATCGACAAGAAGGTCGACGTCCTGGTGATCCTGCCCTTCGACGGCAAGGCGCTGACCGCGATCGGCACCCAGGCGATGGACGCGGGCATCCCGGTGGTCAACCTCGACCGGGTCTTCGACAACTCGCTCGCCTACCGCACCTGGATCGGCGGCGACAACTACGGCATGGGCGTCAACGCCGCCCAGTACATCATCAGGACCCTCAAGGCGAAGGGTGTCAGCAAGCCGGTGATCGGCGAGATCGCCGGCATCGACAACCTCGACCTGACCAAGCAGCGCAGCCTGGGCTTCAAGCAGGCGCTCGCCAAGGCGGGCTTCTCGGTGAGCATCCGGCAGGCCGCCGCCTTCACCGCGGACAGCGGCCAGCAGGTGATGAGCAATGTGCTGCAGGCCCGCTCCAAGCTCGACGCGGTCTGGAACCACGACGACGACCAGGGCATCGGTGTGGAGGCGGCCATCAAGCAGGCCGGGCGCAGCGAGTTCTTCATGGTCGGCGGCGCCGGGTCGCAGCACGCGATGCAGCAGATCAAGGCGGACAGCGGGGTGCTCAAGGCCACCGTGGTCTATCCGTCGAGCATGTCGGCGTCCGCGGTCACGCTGGCCCGGCTGATCGGCCAGAGCAAGGGCATGGGCGACCTGGTCGAGCAGGAGGTGCCGACCTCGATCACGCTGTTCTCGGCGACGGTCACCAAGGACAACGTCGACCAGTACCTCCCGACGTCCTTCACCTGA